The DNA region ATATAGAGGCTCAGATTAGCTTTTAGCCAATTGCGTACACCAAATTCGGCACACATTAGAGCAAAATATCCCCAGACCAATCCTAGAAATAGTAGTAGTGGAGGATTAAATAAGTAAGTAGTAATAAATTGAATAATCCCAGTAAATAAGCCCACATAGCCAAGTTCTTGACGGGAAACTAATCCTCTTGGGATTGCTCTTTCAGGGCGATATCGGCAATCATCTTCATAGTCTTTAAATTCGTCAGCGATACGCATCTGAAAAAACAGACAAAATATGACAATAAAGGCGACAGCCCAAGCAATCCCAAAGCTACTTGTTTCTACTCCTAATAGTTTTGGATAGCTCACAGCCGAGCCACTAAAAATAGCAATCAAAAAGCCATACTTAAAAATAGGAAATCTTTCTTTTTGATAAATCCACCAACGATTTTCTAGTAGCGAGCTCTTACCATGGGCGATCGCCTCAAACATAGATTGATGTCCCACTTACTAAAAAACTATGGACTAGGTGCACCATTGACATAAGCAAAAGCCAGTTCAATTTCTTTTTCGGTCCAGCCTGTTTGTTTGAGACGAGTCGTAATCTGTGTATCACTCGCGTTCCGTTTACGACTTTTTAAAATATATTGGGCGATCGCCAAAACATCATTACTTACAACGGGAATTGGAGTAGTCTCATTAACAGGAGTATCAAAACTTCCAATGACTGGCTCTGGCAAAAAAGATTTACGTCGAATTGAATTAATCAAATACAGAATGCAAAAACCTACGAGCCAACTACAAGGAAACCAAATCAATCCTCCCAAACCCAAAGTACACACAAAAGAAGCAACAATTAATAGACCAGCACTAACAAAATCGCCAACAGCAATAGCAATACCGATATAAAGCACTACTGTTCCAACAAGCAGGCGATAGGTTTGGATTTCTGACTTTTTTTTACTCATTTCAACTTCAGGTCTCCATCAAATGTCAACTTCCTGAATCCAATCAAAGCCTTTTTATAAACGATTATCAATCACTGTTTCCCAATAACGAATAAAAGCAATAATCAATGCCATGTAGAGAGGAATAGCAACAGCCAACTCAATCGGTACATTTAAAGCTGCTAATTTAAAACCAATATATTCATGGACGACATTATCAGCATAAATACGAAAATCATGATGAATTAGCCAAGCTTCTAAAGGAACAGCTAAACCACTCGTCAACCCAATTGCTAAGGCAAATCGTAAAGGAATCGGTTGATAGGCAAAATAACGACCAATCACAGCTGCGGCAATCCCAACAATTAGGATCCAGACTGTAATCATCAAAAAGCTCACATCATGAAAAATATATGACCAACTCGGAAATTTTTCATTAATCACCATCGGCTCAATCATCACTTCAAACAAGAAAATTGCGAGAAATGCTAAAAGAAAACTCCGCAGCCATTTTCGATGCTTTAATGGCACTAATGGCTCATCATCAATTAAGACAAAACTCCAATATTTATAAAAACTAACCACTAACCCCATAAACACCGGAATATAGTAAATAGCTTCAATTGGCACACTAAAAAGCTTTATACCAGACAAAACAGATAAGGTTTCATCAGCGTAACCACGCACACCCATTTGTACGACTAAAATTTCTAAAGGAAATGCAATAAAGGTGAGAATGCCGAGGTAAATCGGGAAACGATAAATATCACGGAGATTTGGGAAAAAATTATCTGTTAAAATCACAACCGAGACAACCAAACTTGTCCAGCCGATGGTTAAAATCCAACTCACATCGCGGTAAACATAGGCCCATTTTCCCATGTGATAGTTGTACCACATTGGCCCTGTAAATAGCTCAAAGATTAAAATTCCTACGCTCGCTAAAATAAATCGTAGCCAAATTTTTTCTTGAATTTTACTGAGAACAAAGAAACTGGTGATCGCCGCGAGCCCAATAAAAATTTCAAACCCAATAATGCTAGCCGTTGGTGTTTTATCAAAATCACAATGGGCGAGATAAAAAAGAGGTTGGAAGAATAAATTTGTTGATAACATTGACTATTTTTCTCCCAACTCAAGATCTTGTTAAAGGGCGAGACTCTTTATGACTACCACACACACTTTCAGTATTACGATAGTCTTTATCTTTGATTTTGCAACCACCCCATTTAGCCTGACAAAAATCTGGTAACGTACTCAATCTTTGCCAAACTTTCCAAAGTGGTTCTTCGAGAATATTGCCAAATTTGGCATGGTTAAAATCGCAGGACATCATGTCTCCATAAGGGGACATATAAAAGTAACTTGTTCCGCAAGCACAGCCTACACTCCGGTGACTTGTTCCATACGAATAAAAGGTCACACCCGGATATTCATCGCGTTGATTATAATATTTTGCGGATTGGATCATCGCCTCAACCCAATCACCAGAGTCCACTAAATCATCTCGTTGGTCATAGCGTCCTGTTGGCAAAGCATCGAAGATCAATATTTCATGAATACCTAATTTCTTACCTAATTCAATTAGCAATCGCCACTCATCATTTGCATAAGCTTCTGGAGTAATTGTGCAGGATATTCCAACTGAGAAACCAAGCTCTTTCGCTTTTTTTAGACCCCGAATAGCTTGCTCAAACAATCCTTCTTTGCCACGAAATCGGTCATGCTTTTCAAAGTTTGCTGCATCAAGACTGACATAAATACTATCAAGACCAGCCTTTTTCAGTTCCTTTACTCTTGCTTCTAAATACCAACCGTTTGTAAAGACAACAGTCGTAGATAAATCCTTATCCACAGACTGAATAATCTCTGGCAAATCGCTCCGCATTAATGGCTCACCACCAACAAAATTAATTACAGAAACTCCTAATTCCTGAGCATCTTGAATAAACTTTTGAGACTCTTGAAGAGATAAAATTGGGCGACCGGCTTCTTCCACTCCTTGGAAAAAACTACAGTGTTCGCAAGTAGCATTACAGACATCATTCACCGCAAAACTCATCATATTGGGGAGATTACGATTCTGGATTGTCTTATATAGAGCACGAGAAATAAAATGTGCAGCGGGCTTACTAAATAAAGCAGGTGTTGATAATGAATAGACAGGATATCCGTCGCGGAAATGGATGATTTTATCGTGATTTAAATAGATTTTGTAGAGAATTGAAACAAAGTCAACACTGCAATCAACAGCATGGGTCGCAAGAAACCATTTCAGGCGCAACGTTTTCCAAAACGAAGTTTTTTTGGCAAGTAAAGTCATATTTCTCTAGCCATGTCTCTGCATAGTTTCCATTTGGAGTTACGACAAATTAACTCGCAAAAATAAAAACTAATGCTATTGAATAGCTGAATTCTAAATAATGATTTAGGAACATTGCCTTTCTTTTATTAGTTTGTTGACTTTGTTGATATTCTGCGGTTTATATTCACAGAAATCGATGAAATTTTGTGCGTTTTATTGAAAAAATATTTCGGACAACTCTTAAATAACAAAGTGTTTTTTTGTTCTAGGGGGCGATCGCCATAATATCCCCAGAAAGTCATCTTCCACATGGATTTGTTGCAAAGTCCAAAAGAAAATCCCCAAGCCCAATAAAATAAGACCAGTTTTGAGCCATTCTGTTACGGAACGGGGAGTAGAGGAAATTTATGGGCACGCTCGATTGGCTAATCGTCGCGATTTATGGAGGTATTGTTATTGCCATTGGTCTCGCTGCAAGCCGCAAGCAAAGCAATACTGACGAATATTTTCGTGGGTCGCGGCAACTACCGTGGTGGGCGGTAGGCCTTTCGATTATTGCGACATCTTTCTCAGCAGCATCTCTCCTCGGCGGCCCAGGGCAAGGTTATAACCACGGTTTTCTTTGGCTCCAACTGCAATTGGGGGATCTGTTGGGTTATGGCTTAGTCATTGCGCTATTTTTGCCATTTTTTGTTGGGCTAAATTTGACGACGGCCTACGAATATCTCGAAAAACGTTTTGACGCGAAAACTCGATCCCTCGGCTCTTTTTGTTTTCTATTATTCGTAATTTCTCGACTCGGCGCACTACTCTATGGAGCCTCTCTTGTTGTTGCCACTGTCACCGGAATACCTCTGGCGATCGCCATCCTGATTGTAGGAATTGTGTCCATCGCTTATACCGTCACCGGTGGAATTACCGCCGTTGTTTGGACGGATGTGTTGCAGTTCGGCATGATTTTTATCGGCATTGGCGCAGGGATCTGGGCAGCAATTCATGGTGTTGACGGTGGCTTTGGCGCGTTATGGCAGGCCGCAGGTGAAGGCGACAAACTTTCTGTAATTAATCTCTCTTGGGAACCCAAAAATATTTATTCTTTGCCCACAGCCCTCTTCGGCTACGGTATTTTTGCATTCGCAGTCGCAGGAACGAACCAACAATCTGTTCAGCGGTACGTTTCTTGTGCTGATGTCCCCTCCGCTCGCAACGCCATTTTAGTGGGATGGTTTTCTGGATTTATCGGCGTTGCCGCGACATTACTATTGGGGGTTTTGCTGTTCGGTTTCTACTCGTTAAATACAGGTTTACCCGAAGCCGTGACGGGGGACAAAATCTTACCTTTCTTCATCGTTAATCAAGTCCCGGCTGGCGCATCAGGCCTTTTAGTAGCAGCAATTTTTGCAGCGGCAATGTCATCTATCGACTCAGCCTTACATTCCGTCTCCACTTGTATGACGGTCGATTTTTATGATCGATATTTTGCAAAAAACAGTAAACTCGATTCCCTCACCGTCGCCAAACTTTTAATTGTTGTTTGGGGCATCCTCGGTATTCTCTCGGCGTTTTATGTCGCCTCCACCGAAGAAGATTTGCTGCCCTTCTTGGTAACCTACTCAGCCATTTTCTTGGGACCATTACTGGGAATCTTTTTGATGGGAGTTTTGTTACCTCGCATCAATGCAAATGGTGCATTTTACGGCACGGTGGTCGCAGTCATCCTAATTGTGATCGGTACAGAAACAGAGGTGTTGAATAATCTCGGGATTTGGCGCTCGGCTTTAACGGTGCCCACGGCGATTTTACTCGGTTACGGTATTTCTTTATTTGGTGGCATTCCGCCTCGGCGATCGCTTAAAGGTTTAACACTTTGGACAAAAGAGCCTGAGTTTAAACCGATTGGTCGTCCGGGCCTCGGGGATGATGACGATGACGAGGAGTATGATTATTAGAACAATAAATGGCGAGTAATAGCCTGGGGCGATCGCCTACTCTCACGTGCTGAAAAATATCGTCTACAAATCATTAGTTTATCACTCGATGTAATCCGATATAATCTGCAAAGAAGCTTAACACCCGATTTTTGATAAACGATATGGCACTTTTGACCACTGGAAAAGGATTTGTTCGTGCGGTAGAGAAGTCCGGAGCAGTAGCAATCTATGCCCCTCTCGAAGGTGGTTATGAAGGTCGCTATGTGCGTCGTTTACGGTGCTCTGGCTACAAAGTCGTTAATCTCACAGCACGTGGTTTAGGCGATGTTGCCGCTTATCTCACCGACTATCATGGCGTTCGTCCTGCTCACTTAGGAAAAAAAGACATTGCTGGCAGCGGTGCAATGGTTGGTTTACGGGCTTATGTTCCCGGTATTGCCACCTACCAACTCGAAAATATCCCCGCTAAAAGCAAAGGCATTATCCTCTGGATTATTGAAGGATATGTACTTTCCCGCCAAGAACAAGAATATTTAGTGACGCTCACACGCGAAAATCCCCAAATTAAAGTGGTAATCGAAATGGGCGGCGATCGCATCTTTAGCTTTAAGCCTCTTGCTGAGACCCTAGCTTAGAGGATGTCTGAAAAGAGTAGGTGTGTGTGAACAAGTTGGAGATGTAGTCTGAAAGAGTACTAAAATCCCTAACTCAAAAAAATGATTCTATCCTATCCAACAGACCTCACTGAGGAACAATGGTCTCTTCTAGAGCTTTTACTGCCCCCGCTAAACCCCCAGGGTTGTTTCATTCTTAGAAAAAATAGAGAGAATAAGAGGAGATAGGCGTTCAACGATGAAAAATGAGCGAAAGCTTACTCGATGCACTGAGTCGTATTGAAGACCCGAGACAGGCTTCCGGACGAAGACACTCATTATCTTTGATATTACTGATAATCATCATGGCAGGTATGAGTGGTGAATGGGGATATCGAGGTATTGGGCGATTTATTGAGCGACATCGCCGGGAGCTGATTAGCACCTTACAGATTCCTGAAGCTCGTGTCCCCTCCTACTCAACGGTACGGCGAGTGATGATGGAATTAGATTTCCAGCAAGTGACACAAGTCTTTAACCAATGGGCAAGACAATATGTGAGAAAGGGAGACATTGTGGCTGGGGACGGTAAATCCCTCAAAAACACCGTGCAAAACTATGACAACAAGAGTCAAGATTTTGTCACAGCAGTGTCTTTATTCTGTCAGCAGCGACAAGTTGTTTTGGGCATGAAAATGAGTCGGAATAAGAAAGAGAGTGAAATCTCAGTAATCCGGCAATTACTGACAGAGTTAGATTTACCATCAGCCACTGTGACTTTAGATGCCTTACACACTCAAAAAAACAATCCAGTTACTCAGACAACGCGGACATGACTACCTAGTGACAGTCAAAGGCAACCAGAAAAAGCTGTATCAAGCTTTAACAAACTACTGTCAGGAACAAAAGCCAATCGCTCAACATGAATCCCAAAATGTTGGTCATGGTCGTTCTGAAAAAAGACGAGTAGAAGTCTGGTCTGTGCCGACTTCACTAACGCCAGAATGGAAAGATATACAATCCGTTGTCCGCATGACTCGGTGGGGACAGAGGCAGAGCCAAGACTATGAAAATCAGATGTTCTACATCACTTCATTACCACCACAAGGACTAAAGCTGAGTCGAGTAATTCGACAGCATTGGCAAATCGAGAACAACCTACATTGGGTAAAGGATGCACTTCTTGGGGAAGACAAAGCACAACAAAAAGATGGCCATGCTCCAGAGAACTTTGCCATCTTCCGTAGTTGGGTAATCTCGCTATTGAGATTGAACGGCTATTCATCCATAACGGAAGCCATAGCTCTGATTTCTCACCGATTACCGTTTTTACTATCGTTGTGTACTGCTTAGCTTCTTTCTCTCAAGAATGAAACAGCCCTGCCTTTTGTAAGGCAGGGCTGTTTCAGCCTAAAGAAGAAGTAAGAGAATGAGAGTAAAGAAGAAGTTGGTGACAAAAAATGGGCGAAAGTTTGCTGGAGGCATTGAATCGTATTGAAGACCCAAGAGAAGCATCAGGACGAAGATACTCACTGCCTCTAATCTTGTTAATTATCATCATGGCAGGTATGAGAGACGAGTGGGGATATCGAGGTATTGGACGCTTTATCGAACGACATCGTCGTGAACTGATTAAGACGCTGCAGATTCCTCAAGCCCGTGTGCCCTCATATTCAACTGTTCGGCGAGTAATGATGGAGTTAGATTTTGAGCAGGTAGCCAAAGTATTTAATCAGTGGGCAAGGCAGTATGTAAGAAAAGGGGATGTAGTGGCAGGGGATGGTAAATCTCTTAAGAATACAGTGGAGAACTATGACAACAACAGTCAAGATTTTGTCACAGCAATATCCTTATTCTGTCAACAACGAAAAATAGCCTTGGGCATCAAGATGAGCCGAAATAAGCAAGAAAGTGAAATATCGGTGATTCAGCAGTTACTGGAAGAGTTGGATTTGCCTCCAGTGACTGTGACCTTAGATGCCTTACACACTCAAAAAAACAGTTCAGCTACTCCGACATCATCAGCATGATTATGTGATTACAGTCAAAGGTAATCAGAAAAAGTTGTATCAAGTTCTTATTGACTATTGTCTGGAGCATGAACCACTCGCCAAAACTGAATCAAAGGATATTGATCATGGTCGTCAGGAGAAACGGTGGGTGGAAGTTTGGTCTCTACCGACATTTTTCACAACGCAATGGTGTGATGTCCAGTCTGTTGTGCGAGTAACTCGTTGGGGTTGCAGACAAAACAAAGACTATGACAATCAAATGTTCTACATCACATCACTATCACCCCAGGGGCAGAAGTTAAGCCGGGTGATTCGTCAACATTGGCAAATTGAGAACAACTTGCATTGGGTCAAGGATGTCATCTTCCAAGAAGACCAAGCACAACAGACACGAGGTAATGCTCCGCAGAATTTTGCTATCTTCCGTAGCTGGGTGATTTCGCTATTGCGATTACATGGTTATCACTCCATGACGGAAGCCATGGCGATGATTTCTCATAAACTACCTCTCTTACTGTCTTTTTGTACTTCTTAGCCTTTTTCTCGACAGAATGAAGCAGCCCTGCCATTGGAAAAGGGCCTTAAGCTACTTTGCCATTGATAATCCAGAGTATTTTCTTCACTAATTTTCTTGGCTTACACAAAATTCTTGACACTCCCTTAGTCTCTGGAAATGTTTCTTCTACGTCACAGATGGCTGGAATGTTTATCCCATGTTTATACCGAATGGTGACTAGGTTGTCAGTAAGACCTACATGACTCATGTAGAAGGGGAGAATACTCGATTGCGGCACTATCTCGCTCGACCCCATCGAAAGACCTTCTATTATTCCAAGTCTGTGGAGATGTTAAAGCATTCGATTCGCTTGCTGATTCGCTATCTCAAGTTCTGGGATGTGCCTATCCCCCAACCTTCATAGATTCATACCTCTATTCTGCAACGCCCACGTTTAAAGGCATTGGAGTAGCTGAGCTTACTGTAGTGGTCGATAAACTGACAGCCACAATCTATACAGATGTGATTTTGTTTGCCTCTTTTGTTTCCGTTCTTAACGGATATGAGTAGATTGGCATCCTGGACATTTCATTGGGTCAGCATCCTCCATTCATCCCTCTATGATGTATCCCATGTTTATACCGGATAGTGACTCGGTTGTCAGTAAAACCTACATGACTCATGTGGAAGGGGAGAATACTCGATTGCGGCACTATCTCGCTCGACTTCATCGAAAGACTTGATGTTATTCAAAGTCTCTGGAAATGTTAGAGTATTCGATTTGATTGCTGATTCATGACCTCAAATTCGAGAATGTTCCTGTCCCCCAATGCTCATAGATTCATTCCTCTATTCTGCAACGCCTTTAAAACAAAGTGAAATGTAAAAGTTTGAATATGCAATGCCCTTCTTCCGATTGATGCTCAAAAGATTAGCAAAGTTACGCAATTAGATCTCAAATGGATTCTATATATAGCAGTCGCCAGATAAATGTAAGACACTCCATAATGGCTTTGCAGAAAAGCCCAGGATTGAGGTTCACATGACGTATCAAACGAAATGACCACGGCTATAAAAAACAAGTTTATTCAAATTTCATAATTAGAGGATGTTTGAAAAGTAAAAGTTTTAAGCAAGTCTTCTCAGTAATAACCGAATAGAAGCAAGATAGAGAAAGGCCTCCGCACTTGCAGTCGTGTATTCATAATCGCGGCTGAGACGACGACACCAATAAAACCATCCAAAGGTACGCTCAATCACCCAACGACGAGGGAGTAAGCAGAAGTCTTTGCGTTCAGATGGGCGCAGCACCATCTGCAAAATAACGCCAAAAGTATCCATTACCCAATGGCAGAGCGCCTGACCTCGATAGCCTCCATCGACATAGAGCAAATACCATCGTTGAAAATTGAATGAACTCTGTCGTAATCTCTCTAATAGCAGTCGTAATCCTTGTGTATCACTAACATTAGCGGCAGTGACAACAGCAACCATCAAAAGACCAAGGCTATCTCCTATGATGTGTCGTTTCCTCCCCTTTACCCGTTTATTGCCGTCAATCCCAACGTGCTCATGAATCATCGAGGCACTATCCACCGACTGAGAATCCACCACCACATAGCTAGGAGAGGAGGGCGGTCATGATTAGCTGTACGCTCATACTCGTAGAGGGTCTGATTGATACATTCGAGGGTGCCATCATCGCGCCATTGGGCAAAGTACCAATAGACTGTTTGCCATTTGGGAAAGTCATAGGGCAAGGAACGCCAGGCAATCCCTCCCATCAGGATATACAGCAGGGCATTCACCACCTGTCTCAAGTCAACGGAGCGAGGTCTTCCTCCAGACTTTACTGATGACAATAATGGTTTTAGGAGATGCCACTGGTCATCACTGAGATTTGTTGGATATGATTCAGACATGATTTTATTCAGAGATTTCAGTACTTCTATAGACTAAATCTCTTTTTTTCTGCTTGCGATACCTTTTTCAAACATCCTCTTAGAGCAGAGAAAAAACTTTGGTCATATACTTTTTTTGCCGCTTTCGTTATAGTATCCGACTGATGTTGAGGATGATCGCCACAATTTCTTGCATAGAGGCATTAGTTTTAATCGCTTGCGTTTGAATGTGGGTGCGACTCGATTGAAAATCTTTCGTTTGTAAAGCTGTGAGTAACTGATCGAGAGGCGGCAAATCCAACTTACCACGATAGCCAATTTCCTTGAGCGGAAAAAAGTAAGGTGGAAACTCACTTTCGGATTGCATCGTTGTGAGTAATTTCACGACATCCGGCCATTGCCAATCCTTTGCTAGTTCTGCCATCTCACTCAAAAAATCAGCATTATGTAATTTCCCTAACCACAATGCTCCGCTCAAAGTTAAGGGAAAATCATCATGAGGACAAACAGCTTGAGATAACTTTTTCCAAGTCGGCTGATGATAATTACCGCAGTGGTGACAGTAGCCAAGAAAACCATAATTTAGTTCGGTCAAAGTCGGCTTGTGCGTTAATCGCGCCATCACCCGGCAAGTATCACCCCAGAAAAACGAAAAAATAGGTTCGATGCCAAGATTTCGTTGAGCCGCTTGTTGCACTAAATTGCCGAGGAGTAATCGTAATCCTTGCTCCTGAACTGAAGGATGCGATCGCATGAAAGACCCATATTGCCGTAACGCCCGCTGTGGCTCCCGACCACTGTAAGTTCTGCCATCAGTGCTGGTGAGATACATTAGCCCACCAATCTTTGTGACATCAAGCGCATCAGCCACAAACTGCGACCCCGAACCAAACGCATCAATATCGACAAAATCGTAGCGATCGCCCGCCAAAGTTCTGGC from [Leptolyngbya] sp. PCC 7376 includes:
- a CDS encoding N(2),N(2)-dimethylguanosine tRNA methyltransferase codes for the protein MKPLQRERSVTFEVGAGFYRPKSRIVRDLGVLAAAVYQAQNGSLRVLDGLSATGVRSLRYCHEAKADWVWANEGNPDLCNTLKQNLATLLPDKAEVSSLNVHHLCMARTLAGDRYDFVDIDAFGSGSQFVADALDVTKIGGLMYLTSTDGRTYSGREPQRALRQYGSFMRSHPSVQEQGLRLLLGNLVQQAAQRNLGIEPIFSFFWGDTCRVMARLTHKPTLTELNYGFLGYCHHCGNYHQPTWKKLSQAVCPHDDFPLTLSGALWLGKLHNADFLSEMAELAKDWQWPDVVKLLTTMQSESEFPPYFFPLKEIGYRGKLDLPPLDQLLTALQTKDFQSSRTHIQTQAIKTNASMQEIVAIILNISRIL
- a CDS encoding radical SAM/SPASM domain-containing protein, producing the protein MTLLAKKTSFWKTLRLKWFLATHAVDCSVDFVSILYKIYLNHDKIIHFRDGYPVYSLSTPALFSKPAAHFISRALYKTIQNRNLPNMMSFAVNDVCNATCEHCSFFQGVEEAGRPILSLQESQKFIQDAQELGVSVINFVGGEPLMRSDLPEIIQSVDKDLSTTVVFTNGWYLEARVKELKKAGLDSIYVSLDAANFEKHDRFRGKEGLFEQAIRGLKKAKELGFSVGISCTITPEAYANDEWRLLIELGKKLGIHEILIFDALPTGRYDQRDDLVDSGDWVEAMIQSAKYYNQRDEYPGVTFYSYGTSHRSVGCACGTSYFYMSPYGDMMSCDFNHAKFGNILEEPLWKVWQRLSTLPDFCQAKWGGCKIKDKDYRNTESVCGSHKESRPLTRS
- a CDS encoding UbiA family prenyltransferase; translation: MFEAIAHGKSSLLENRWWIYQKERFPIFKYGFLIAIFSGSAVSYPKLLGVETSSFGIAWAVAFIVIFCLFFQMRIADEFKDYEDDCRYRPERAIPRGLVSRQELGYVGLFTGIIQFITTYLFNPPLLLFLGLVWGYFALMCAEFGVRNWLKANLSLYMISHMMILPLMALFCLVCSGSFKTIYLLFCLTCFFNGIVIEIGRKIRAPQDERVGVETYSSIWQPKNAALVWLISIFLTTVTAIWTATQIGFGWQLSIALCVCLSPTISISWWFIKKLDRKSAKWIDRMSGIWTIVLYFSLGLLPLWLSS
- a CDS encoding NAD(P)H-quinone oxidoreductase subunit N, whose protein sequence is MALLTTGKGFVRAVEKSGAVAIYAPLEGGYEGRYVRRLRCSGYKVVNLTARGLGDVAAYLTDYHGVRPAHLGKKDIAGSGAMVGLRAYVPGIATYQLENIPAKSKGIILWIIEGYVLSRQEQEYLVTLTRENPQIKVVIEMGGDRIFSFKPLAETLA
- a CDS encoding sodium:solute symporter gives rise to the protein MGTLDWLIVAIYGGIVIAIGLAASRKQSNTDEYFRGSRQLPWWAVGLSIIATSFSAASLLGGPGQGYNHGFLWLQLQLGDLLGYGLVIALFLPFFVGLNLTTAYEYLEKRFDAKTRSLGSFCFLLFVISRLGALLYGASLVVATVTGIPLAIAILIVGIVSIAYTVTGGITAVVWTDVLQFGMIFIGIGAGIWAAIHGVDGGFGALWQAAGEGDKLSVINLSWEPKNIYSLPTALFGYGIFAFAVAGTNQQSVQRYVSCADVPSARNAILVGWFSGFIGVAATLLLGVLLFGFYSLNTGLPEAVTGDKILPFFIVNQVPAGASGLLVAAIFAAAMSSIDSALHSVSTCMTVDFYDRYFAKNSKLDSLTVAKLLIVVWGILGILSAFYVASTEEDLLPFLVTYSAIFLGPLLGIFLMGVLLPRINANGAFYGTVVAVILIVIGTETEVLNNLGIWRSALTVPTAILLGYGISLFGGIPPRRSLKGLTLWTKEPEFKPIGRPGLGDDDDDEEYDY